The following are encoded in a window of Brevibacillus sp. DP1.3A genomic DNA:
- the metH gene encoding methionine synthase: protein MKPTFREQLSRKILILDGAMGTMLQQANLTADDFGGEAYDGCNELLNLTRPDVIRSIHEKYLEAGADIVETNTFGAASIVLAEYDVPEKDLEINIAAARLAREAVDAYSTEEWPRFVAGAMGPTTKTLSLTGGVTFEELVEAYYRQAKGLILGGSDVLLLETSQDTLNVKAGGIGIRKAFEELGQEIPVMLSGTIEPMGTTLAGQNIEAFYISLEHIKPVSIGLNCATGPEFMRDHLRTLSGIAQCAVSCYPNAGLPDENGHYHETPQGLASKMLAFAEQGWINVAGGCCGTTPDHIQAMAEALKDCKPRSAAVEPLSAVSGIEVVYVEDDNRPLLVGERTNVIGSKKFREMIAAGHYEEASDIARAQVKRGAHVIDICLADPDRDEYEDMEKFLQFIVKKVKAPLMIDSTDAKVMGLGLRYSQGKAILNSINLEDGLERFEEVVPLIHKFGASVVVGTIEEAGMAITREKKLEVAQRSYDILVNQYGIKPQDIIFDPLVFPVGTGDEQYIGSALETVEGIRLIKQAMPACKTILGVSNVSFGLPAAGREVLNAVFLYHTTLAGLDYAIVNTEKLERYASIPEDEKKLAEALLFETNDETLAAFTEFYRQKKKEVSVEVSSLTLEERLARYVVEGSKDGLVEDLKLAMDKYAPLEIINGPLMTGMEEVGRLFNGNQLIVAEVLQSAEVMKASVSFLEPFMEKSDAAAKGKILLATVKGDVHDIGKNLVEIILSNNGYNVVNLGIKVPPEQLIAACREEKPDAIGLSGLLVKSAQQMVITAQDLREAGIDIPMMVGGAALTRKFTSNRIAPEYRGIVLYAKDAMDGLDLVNRLQNPDERDRLVEEQQHLLEAVATAQPVVEEKKAPVPARSAISRTVPIHLPPDCERHVLRQYPLSHLQPYLNLRMLLGKHLGVRGNVDRLIEAGDDKVLELYGIVEELLNEAKQKGTITTHGVYQFFPAQSDGNDILVYDPKDHSKLLERFSFPRQLEEPHLCLSDFLRPVESKEMDYVGFLTVTAGGGIREKSTELKERGDYLRSHVLQALALELAEAFAERIHHVMRDVWGISDPVEMTMLERFGARYQGIRVSFGYPACPNLEDQAQLFRLLRPEDIGVQLTEGFMMEPEASVSAMVFAHPEARYFNAGPSIFEV from the coding sequence ATGAAACCAACTTTTCGCGAACAGCTTTCCCGGAAAATTCTGATTCTGGATGGTGCAATGGGCACCATGCTTCAACAGGCGAACCTGACTGCTGATGATTTCGGCGGTGAAGCCTATGATGGCTGTAATGAACTCTTGAACTTGACCAGACCAGATGTGATCCGTTCCATTCATGAGAAATATTTAGAGGCGGGAGCAGACATCGTCGAAACAAATACGTTTGGTGCTGCTTCCATCGTTTTAGCCGAGTACGATGTGCCAGAGAAAGACCTTGAGATCAATATAGCGGCAGCACGCTTGGCCAGAGAAGCGGTGGATGCCTATTCCACGGAGGAGTGGCCGCGTTTTGTAGCTGGTGCAATGGGACCTACGACCAAAACCCTTTCGTTGACAGGCGGTGTCACTTTTGAAGAACTGGTCGAGGCGTATTATCGTCAGGCAAAAGGTCTGATTCTCGGTGGCTCCGATGTTCTTCTTTTGGAAACCTCGCAAGATACGTTGAACGTTAAGGCCGGTGGAATTGGGATTCGCAAAGCTTTTGAAGAGCTTGGACAGGAGATCCCAGTGATGCTGTCAGGTACGATTGAGCCGATGGGCACGACGCTTGCTGGCCAAAACATCGAGGCGTTTTACATCTCCTTGGAACATATAAAGCCAGTCTCTATTGGTCTGAACTGTGCGACAGGACCAGAGTTCATGCGTGATCATCTGCGGACATTGTCGGGAATTGCCCAATGTGCGGTCAGTTGTTATCCGAACGCAGGCTTGCCAGATGAGAACGGTCATTACCATGAAACGCCACAAGGACTTGCCTCGAAAATGCTGGCATTCGCTGAACAAGGCTGGATAAACGTCGCTGGCGGTTGCTGCGGAACAACGCCTGACCATATTCAAGCGATGGCAGAAGCATTGAAAGACTGCAAGCCTCGCAGTGCAGCTGTAGAACCGCTGAGCGCGGTCTCCGGGATCGAGGTCGTTTACGTCGAAGATGACAATCGTCCCCTGCTAGTAGGGGAGAGGACCAATGTCATCGGTTCCAAAAAATTCCGTGAAATGATTGCAGCTGGTCACTATGAAGAAGCATCTGATATTGCCCGGGCCCAAGTAAAGCGCGGCGCACATGTCATCGATATATGCTTGGCTGATCCCGACCGTGATGAATACGAAGATATGGAAAAATTCCTACAGTTCATCGTGAAAAAAGTAAAAGCGCCCCTCATGATCGACTCGACAGATGCCAAGGTCATGGGGCTGGGACTTCGTTACTCGCAAGGGAAGGCCATTCTCAACTCGATCAACCTGGAAGACGGGTTGGAGCGATTTGAGGAAGTCGTTCCGCTTATTCACAAGTTCGGTGCCTCCGTTGTCGTTGGAACGATTGAGGAAGCGGGTATGGCTATCACTCGCGAAAAGAAGCTGGAGGTCGCGCAACGCTCGTACGACATTCTTGTCAACCAGTATGGAATAAAGCCACAGGATATTATTTTCGATCCACTCGTCTTTCCAGTAGGGACGGGGGATGAACAATACATCGGCTCTGCATTGGAAACCGTAGAAGGAATTCGTTTAATCAAACAAGCAATGCCTGCTTGCAAGACGATCCTGGGTGTCAGTAACGTTTCCTTCGGCTTGCCTGCTGCAGGTCGGGAAGTGCTGAATGCGGTCTTCTTGTACCACACCACTCTCGCAGGGCTTGATTACGCCATCGTCAACACGGAAAAGCTGGAGCGCTACGCTTCGATTCCAGAAGACGAGAAAAAGCTGGCAGAAGCCCTTCTATTCGAGACAAATGATGAGACCTTGGCGGCCTTCACCGAATTTTATCGCCAAAAGAAAAAGGAAGTCAGTGTGGAAGTCTCCTCGTTAACGCTCGAAGAACGCTTGGCCCGTTATGTAGTCGAAGGCTCCAAGGATGGTCTAGTGGAAGACTTGAAGCTGGCTATGGATAAATACGCACCGCTCGAGATCATCAACGGTCCGTTGATGACTGGGATGGAAGAGGTCGGTCGCCTGTTCAACGGCAACCAGCTGATCGTGGCAGAAGTATTGCAGAGCGCAGAAGTTATGAAGGCATCCGTTTCGTTTTTAGAGCCATTCATGGAAAAAAGCGATGCCGCTGCCAAGGGGAAAATCTTGTTGGCGACAGTCAAGGGCGATGTACACGACATCGGAAAAAACCTCGTGGAAATTATTTTGTCAAACAACGGCTACAATGTCGTGAACCTGGGGATCAAGGTACCGCCAGAGCAACTGATTGCCGCATGCAGAGAAGAAAAGCCGGATGCCATCGGTCTCTCTGGACTCTTGGTGAAATCCGCGCAGCAAATGGTCATTACTGCACAAGACCTGCGTGAGGCAGGCATTGATATCCCGATGATGGTTGGCGGTGCGGCGTTAACGCGCAAGTTCACATCGAACCGGATCGCACCAGAATACCGTGGAATTGTTTTATACGCAAAAGATGCCATGGATGGTCTGGACCTCGTGAATCGTCTACAAAATCCGGATGAACGTGATCGCTTGGTAGAAGAACAGCAGCATCTGCTGGAAGCAGTTGCAACGGCTCAGCCTGTTGTTGAGGAGAAAAAAGCACCAGTGCCTGCTCGCTCAGCCATCAGCAGAACCGTTCCGATCCATCTGCCGCCCGATTGTGAACGACATGTTTTGCGACAATATCCGCTCAGCCATTTGCAGCCGTATTTGAACCTGCGGATGCTCCTCGGAAAACACCTCGGTGTTCGCGGAAATGTAGATAGATTGATAGAGGCAGGCGACGACAAGGTACTGGAACTGTACGGCATTGTGGAAGAGCTATTAAATGAAGCGAAGCAAAAAGGAACCATTACGACACACGGTGTGTATCAGTTCTTCCCGGCTCAGTCAGATGGCAACGATATTTTGGTCTATGATCCAAAAGACCACAGCAAGCTGCTGGAGCGCTTTTCGTTCCCGCGTCAGCTGGAAGAACCTCATCTTTGCCTGTCCGACTTCTTGCGACCAGTGGAGAGCAAGGAAATGGACTATGTTGGATTCCTGACCGTAACGGCTGGGGGAGGGATTCGCGAAAAATCTACAGAGCTAAAAGAGCGTGGTGACTACTTGCGCTCCCATGTCCTCCAAGCCTTGGCATTGGAGCTGGCAGAGGCATTTGCTGAGCGAATTCACCACGTCATGCGCGACGTGTGGGGTATATCGGATCCGGTTGAGATGACGATGCTCGAGCGCTTCGGTGCTAGATATCAGGGCATTCGTGTATCCTTCGGTTACCCTGCTTGCCCGAATCTGGAAGATCAGGCGCAGTTATTCCGTCTGTTGCGTCCAGAGGATATCGGCGTTCAGCTGACAGAGGGCTTCATGATGGAGCCAGAAGCTTCCGTATCGGCGATGGTATTTGCTCACCCTGAAGCACGTTATTTCAACGCAGGTCCATCTATTTTTGAAGTTTAA
- a CDS encoding YjcZ family sporulation protein, whose product MSTSFCGNGFFGDCFAIVLVLFILLVIIGCSCDDC is encoded by the coding sequence ATGAGTACATCTTTCTGCGGGAACGGATTCTTCGGTGACTGCTTCGCAATCGTGCTCGTGCTGTTTATCCTGTTGGTTATTATCGGGTGCTCGTGTGACGACTGTTAG
- a CDS encoding YcdB/YcdC domain-containing protein produces the protein MDVDKQIREVVRSASEESVEEVRFTKEMELRIRGAIAQNKHKNRNRIFVAGSLAACLAVTAVGMHQQGWFPQLPNGKNVTNAIATTATKTNNKEANPNSVKVSPEEAILPLKKAIPALSKMTIRVDRTSYGFSNLTLLEGDNARAKVAYDIQTGQIESFTIDGDRGEQKEEKLPSAKTAEKAASAFLQAFLGEESKTYQLVETQIYTDEYKVKGPWMSVNYQRMENGQRVPFDVLSVGIDQHEQVTFFGRLNKSEQAFFTKLTDAVPDLNPSLLLLDKEKNHDGMLVILGKMNKEGHQVSLAIYGNGQALESYMLLYRDKKEAASRKEAEGAKALEQERQFLNKLLGADSENYRLLDANNPGLYLRYYNGLPVLSDEISIVTTDSGHVQYFRKEPVSFEPSRYPDVSTAVSEEVAIKELSEHMKLRYVQNPRIRPESKQGEKWQPILEYTPAVSFMQRGREDGTEWHIDATSGKIVYGTGDNGLAYDQLNTKKAHPIESPKEYVKVRSKDEAKALLQAEFGVQVEGLTYRESERERDGRKKYVWYDKNDKYIGVEVIAETGSVVGLGTPRSNAAVTVKRQQAEEAAFAFLHKYVDPGVKEVQLAQVIQPGEASPVSSGEWEFRFFLSKDGIPVQDREQKAAYSVTVDPSTGKVTKFDNYRETHELVELPASDKIISKDKAVEEYLRVMPLKLVYLMKDVDGQKLPQPKLAYVPWSEEKLANKFMALDAVTGKIIAD, from the coding sequence ATGGATGTAGATAAGCAAATTCGCGAAGTGGTACGGAGTGCAAGTGAGGAATCTGTGGAGGAAGTGAGGTTTACAAAAGAGATGGAATTACGGATCAGAGGTGCGATTGCACAGAATAAACACAAGAATCGAAACCGAATTTTTGTAGCTGGCTCGCTGGCAGCGTGCTTGGCGGTAACTGCTGTGGGCATGCACCAACAAGGCTGGTTTCCACAGTTGCCAAATGGCAAAAATGTAACGAATGCGATTGCTACAACTGCTACGAAAACAAACAATAAAGAGGCAAATCCGAACAGTGTAAAGGTGTCGCCGGAGGAGGCAATTTTACCATTGAAAAAGGCGATCCCAGCCTTGAGTAAGATGACAATAAGAGTGGATCGTACAAGCTATGGATTCAGTAATCTAACGTTATTGGAAGGCGATAATGCTCGTGCCAAGGTTGCATATGATATACAGACAGGACAAATTGAGAGCTTTACAATTGATGGTGATCGAGGAGAACAGAAGGAAGAGAAATTGCCATCAGCCAAGACTGCGGAGAAAGCAGCAAGCGCATTTCTTCAAGCTTTTTTGGGGGAGGAAAGTAAGACCTATCAGCTCGTCGAGACTCAGATCTATACGGACGAGTATAAGGTAAAAGGCCCATGGATGAGCGTGAATTATCAACGTATGGAAAACGGCCAGCGAGTTCCGTTCGACGTATTGTCAGTTGGAATTGACCAGCATGAGCAAGTCACATTTTTCGGGCGATTGAACAAGAGTGAACAAGCCTTTTTCACCAAGCTGACAGATGCCGTGCCCGATTTGAACCCCTCCCTTCTTCTGTTGGATAAAGAGAAGAACCACGATGGCATGTTAGTAATCTTGGGGAAAATGAACAAGGAGGGGCATCAAGTTTCTCTTGCGATCTATGGAAATGGTCAAGCACTGGAATCGTATATGCTTCTGTATAGGGATAAAAAGGAAGCAGCGAGCCGGAAAGAAGCAGAAGGAGCAAAAGCCTTGGAGCAAGAGCGACAGTTTCTGAACAAACTGCTCGGGGCTGATAGCGAGAACTATCGGTTGTTGGACGCCAACAATCCAGGATTGTACTTGCGATACTATAACGGGCTGCCAGTGTTGTCTGATGAAATAAGCATAGTAACAACTGACTCTGGCCATGTCCAATATTTCAGGAAGGAGCCCGTATCATTCGAGCCGTCACGATATCCAGATGTATCGACTGCTGTGTCAGAAGAGGTAGCCATCAAAGAGCTGAGTGAGCATATGAAGCTTCGATACGTGCAGAATCCGAGAATACGGCCAGAATCAAAACAAGGAGAGAAGTGGCAGCCTATTCTGGAGTACACGCCAGCTGTTTCCTTCATGCAACGAGGACGTGAAGATGGTACGGAGTGGCATATCGACGCGACCAGTGGCAAGATTGTGTATGGAACGGGAGATAACGGGCTTGCCTATGATCAGTTGAATACGAAGAAAGCACATCCAATCGAATCTCCGAAAGAATACGTCAAGGTTCGCTCCAAGGATGAGGCAAAAGCACTGCTGCAAGCAGAGTTCGGCGTACAGGTAGAAGGCTTGACCTACAGAGAGAGTGAACGTGAGCGCGATGGACGCAAGAAATACGTCTGGTATGATAAAAATGACAAGTATATCGGCGTAGAAGTTATCGCAGAAACAGGCAGTGTCGTCGGGCTGGGAACACCGCGTTCCAATGCTGCAGTGACAGTCAAACGCCAGCAAGCGGAAGAGGCTGCATTCGCCTTTCTGCATAAATACGTCGATCCAGGTGTAAAAGAAGTACAATTGGCACAAGTTATACAGCCAGGCGAAGCGAGTCCTGTGTCATCGGGCGAATGGGAATTCAGATTTTTCCTGAGCAAGGATGGCATTCCTGTACAGGATCGCGAGCAAAAAGCGGCTTATTCGGTAACGGTCGATCCGTCTACGGGCAAAGTGACAAAGTTTGATAACTACAGAGAGACGCACGAGTTGGTGGAGCTTCCAGCATCCGACAAGATCATCTCGAAAGATAAGGCTGTTGAGGAGTATTTACGCGTCATGCCTTTGAAGCTGGTCTATTTGATGAAAGATGTGGATGGGCAAAAATTACCTCAACCGAAGCTGGCGTATGTGCCGTGGAGTGAGGAAAAGCTTGCGAACAAATTTATGGCCCTTGATGCCGTGACAGGCAAGATCATCGCCGACTAA
- a CDS encoding sigma-70 family RNA polymerase sigma factor produces MNASAKSSEADWTLQLTNEEKLTRLMSEYGDNIVQLAYLIVKDRGIAEDITQEVFLKAYRGLDQFRHQSSVKTWLYRIAINESRKYLRSWSFRQIFSTYLSKEEAPPEKVDTANVESAVIGRMSKVQIAEQVMKLSPLYRKVMVLHYYEDLSIREIAQVLDISEDAVRTQLSRARKHFKALCEKEGLEWM; encoded by the coding sequence GTGAATGCAAGTGCCAAAAGTAGCGAAGCGGACTGGACGCTGCAATTGACCAATGAGGAGAAGCTGACGAGACTCATGAGCGAGTACGGAGACAACATCGTGCAGCTCGCCTACTTGATCGTCAAGGATCGGGGAATCGCGGAAGATATCACCCAGGAAGTGTTCCTGAAGGCGTATCGGGGTTTGGATCAGTTCCGTCATCAGAGTAGCGTGAAAACGTGGCTTTACCGAATCGCGATCAACGAGTCCCGTAAATATTTGCGTTCGTGGTCCTTTCGCCAGATTTTTTCTACATACCTCTCCAAAGAGGAGGCACCGCCAGAAAAGGTCGACACTGCAAATGTTGAATCGGCTGTCATCGGACGAATGAGCAAGGTACAGATAGCGGAGCAGGTGATGAAGCTCTCGCCGCTGTACCGAAAAGTCATGGTACTTCATTACTATGAAGATTTGTCGATAAGAGAGATTGCGCAAGTGCTGGATATTTCAGAAGATGCCGTACGAACCCAATTGTCACGGGCCCGAAAACATTTTAAGGCATTGTGTGAAAAGGAGGGATTGGAATGGATGTAG
- the argS gene encoding arginine--tRNA ligase: protein MSYKHQVAEKIAATLSSMGVDTLTKEAVYGMLETPPNPAMGDVAFPCFQLAKALRKAPPMIAAELAEQLSSAPLRESQAVGPYVNLFLDQENVAEQVIGTILTQGSTYGSSNVGQGRKVPIDLSSPNIAKPFSMGHLRSTVIGNAIANTMEKQGYEPVRINHLGDWGTQFGKLIVAYRLWGDEAKVKAEPIKELLSLYVRFHEEVENDSTLEDQGREWFKKLEDGDEEAQHLWKWFRDESLKEFMKIYDLMNVAFDSTHGEAFYNDKMDRVVTLLEEKGLLTESDGAMVVNLDEYNMPPCLIKKSDGATLYATRDLAAALFRHESYDFAKALYVVGNEQRLHFQQLYKVLEKMGYAWSANMHHIPFGMMLKDGKKMSTRKGKVVLLEEVLAQAISDVQKVIEEKNPTLSNKEEVARQVGVGAVIFHDLKNFRLNDVNFSWEEMLTFEGETGPYVQYAHARACSLLRRGGYQPATTVNLASGALDSKEAWAVITLLNAFPEVIERAADNFDPSQIGKYVIDLAQTFNKFYANVRILAEEEDVKASRLQLVAAVVAVLKEGLRLLGIAAPEEM, encoded by the coding sequence ATGAGCTACAAACACCAAGTCGCTGAAAAGATTGCCGCTACGCTCTCCTCGATGGGCGTAGACACACTGACAAAAGAAGCCGTATACGGCATGCTGGAAACACCACCAAACCCTGCGATGGGCGATGTTGCCTTCCCATGCTTCCAATTGGCAAAAGCATTGCGCAAAGCTCCACCGATGATCGCAGCAGAGCTGGCTGAACAGCTCTCCAGTGCACCCTTGCGCGAATCGCAAGCAGTTGGTCCATATGTGAACCTGTTCCTGGATCAAGAAAATGTGGCAGAGCAAGTAATCGGAACAATCCTTACTCAAGGCAGCACATATGGAAGCAGCAATGTCGGTCAAGGACGCAAAGTACCAATCGACCTCTCCTCCCCGAATATCGCGAAGCCGTTTTCCATGGGTCACCTGCGCTCTACTGTAATCGGGAACGCGATTGCCAACACCATGGAAAAGCAAGGCTACGAGCCAGTGCGCATCAATCACTTGGGTGACTGGGGAACGCAGTTCGGTAAACTGATCGTTGCATATCGCCTCTGGGGTGACGAAGCAAAGGTAAAAGCAGAACCGATCAAGGAGCTGCTCAGCCTATACGTTCGCTTCCACGAAGAAGTCGAGAACGATTCTACCTTGGAAGACCAAGGCCGGGAATGGTTCAAAAAGCTCGAGGATGGCGACGAAGAAGCACAACATCTGTGGAAATGGTTCCGTGATGAGTCCCTCAAAGAATTCATGAAGATCTACGACCTGATGAACGTAGCCTTCGACTCCACGCACGGTGAAGCATTCTACAACGACAAAATGGATCGCGTTGTTACGTTGCTCGAGGAAAAAGGTCTCTTGACTGAATCCGACGGTGCAATGGTCGTGAACCTCGATGAATACAATATGCCGCCATGCCTGATCAAAAAATCAGACGGCGCTACCCTGTACGCAACGCGTGATTTGGCTGCTGCCCTCTTCCGCCACGAATCGTACGATTTTGCAAAAGCACTCTATGTCGTAGGAAACGAGCAACGCCTCCACTTCCAGCAGCTCTATAAAGTGTTGGAAAAAATGGGCTATGCATGGTCTGCAAATATGCACCACATTCCATTCGGCATGATGCTCAAGGACGGCAAGAAAATGTCCACGCGTAAAGGGAAGGTTGTTCTCTTGGAAGAAGTGTTGGCACAAGCCATTTCTGATGTCCAAAAAGTCATCGAAGAGAAAAACCCTACCCTGTCCAATAAAGAAGAAGTGGCTCGCCAAGTCGGGGTAGGCGCAGTAATTTTCCATGACTTGAAAAACTTCCGCCTGAATGATGTCAACTTCTCCTGGGAAGAGATGCTGACCTTCGAAGGTGAAACAGGACCATACGTACAATACGCACACGCTCGTGCATGCTCGCTGCTGCGCAGAGGTGGCTACCAGCCAGCAACGACAGTGAACCTGGCTTCCGGCGCACTCGACAGCAAAGAGGCTTGGGCAGTGATTACCCTCTTGAACGCGTTCCCAGAGGTAATCGAACGTGCTGCCGATAACTTCGATCCGTCGCAAATCGGCAAGTATGTCATCGACCTGGCGCAAACGTTCAACAAGTTCTATGCGAATGTACGCATCCTGGCTGAGGAAGAAGATGTGAAAGCATCCCGTCTCCAGCTCGTAGCAGCAGTCGTTGCTGTGCTGAAGGAAGGTCTGCGTCTGCTCGGTATAGCTGCTCCAGAAGAAATGTAA
- a CDS encoding thiolase family protein translates to MRDVVIVAGVRSAVGAFGKSLRDVPATELGRQVLEGLMNKVDLPKEQVNEVIFGNGYVHGGGLNAARISSQLAGFPRNVYGHIVIKACGSGLKAIGNGALAIAAGQEDVVIAGGVESMSSVPYLVKNRWGSKFGNLSMEDALLSDGLICSLTGEHMGMTAERLAVQYGISREEQDSFAYESHVRAAAAIEAGTFESEIVPIEIKDRKGTRVFAQDESVRPDIKLEELAKLKSVFQKEGTITAGNACPMNDGAAAVLMMSREKAEEAGLTPLVKIKAFASAGVEPDVMGIGPVPATQKVLEKAGLTQDDIGLIELNEAFAAQALSVIKCLELDTSKVNVNGGAIALGHPVGATGAKLTVTLMNEMMRRREKYGMVTLCMAGGMGMSVIYENLTM, encoded by the coding sequence ATGAGAGACGTGGTCATAGTCGCGGGTGTGCGCAGTGCAGTGGGTGCATTCGGGAAAAGCCTGCGTGACGTACCGGCAACAGAGCTGGGGCGGCAAGTATTGGAAGGCTTGATGAATAAAGTTGATTTGCCGAAGGAACAAGTCAATGAAGTGATTTTTGGTAATGGATACGTACATGGGGGAGGACTCAATGCTGCACGTATCAGCTCGCAGCTAGCGGGATTTCCACGCAATGTCTATGGTCACATCGTCATCAAAGCGTGTGGCTCAGGATTGAAGGCGATTGGCAACGGTGCGCTAGCCATAGCAGCAGGTCAAGAGGACGTGGTGATTGCGGGCGGAGTAGAGTCCATGAGCAGTGTTCCCTATCTCGTGAAGAACCGCTGGGGCAGCAAATTCGGCAATTTGTCTATGGAAGACGCTCTCTTATCCGATGGATTGATCTGCTCGCTGACCGGTGAGCATATGGGGATGACGGCAGAACGGCTGGCTGTACAGTACGGTATTTCCCGTGAGGAGCAGGATAGTTTTGCTTATGAGAGCCATGTAAGAGCAGCGGCAGCAATCGAAGCGGGCACGTTTGAAAGTGAGATTGTACCGATTGAAATCAAGGATCGCAAAGGCACCCGTGTTTTTGCGCAGGATGAATCCGTGCGCCCTGATATCAAGCTGGAAGAGCTGGCTAAGCTGAAAAGTGTTTTTCAAAAAGAGGGAACCATCACTGCCGGAAATGCGTGTCCGATGAATGACGGTGCAGCCGCTGTATTGATGATGTCTCGTGAAAAGGCGGAGGAAGCGGGATTGACTCCGCTCGTGAAAATAAAGGCTTTTGCCAGCGCAGGAGTCGAACCTGACGTGATGGGGATCGGACCAGTTCCCGCCACGCAAAAGGTATTGGAGAAAGCAGGATTGACACAGGATGACATTGGACTAATCGAATTGAACGAGGCATTTGCCGCCCAGGCATTGTCTGTAATCAAATGCTTGGAGCTGGACACGAGCAAGGTGAATGTCAATGGAGGCGCGATTGCCTTGGGTCACCCTGTGGGAGCAACTGGAGCCAAACTGACTGTGACGTTGATGAACGAAATGATGCGCAGACGCGAGAAGTATGGCATGGTGACGTTGTGCATGGCAGGTGGCATGGGGATGTCTGTGATCTATGAAAACTTAACGATGTAA
- a CDS encoding amino acid ABC transporter ATP-binding protein gives MEKQREMIRVQNLKKSFGKVEVLKDVTLQVGKGEVVVLIGASGSGKSTLIRCINFLEIKDGGEIYIEGKSIDSKKDDLTKVRQKVGMVFQHFNLFPHKTVLENIMEAPLIAKKADKEETKQEALRLLQKVGLSEKADAYPSSLSGGQKQRVAIARSLAMKPEIMLFDEPTSALDPELVGEVLETMKQLAQEGMTMIIVTHEMGFAKEVADWVAFMNQGKIIEMARPQEIFNNPKEERTREFLNRVL, from the coding sequence ATGGAAAAGCAAAGAGAAATGATACGCGTGCAAAATTTGAAGAAAAGCTTCGGAAAAGTGGAAGTTCTCAAGGATGTTACCCTGCAAGTCGGAAAGGGCGAGGTTGTCGTCTTGATCGGTGCTAGTGGATCTGGGAAAAGCACATTGATTCGATGCATTAATTTTCTGGAGATCAAGGATGGCGGAGAGATCTATATCGAAGGAAAAAGCATCGACTCGAAAAAGGATGACTTGACCAAAGTACGGCAAAAGGTAGGCATGGTGTTCCAGCACTTCAATCTGTTTCCGCATAAAACGGTTCTGGAAAACATCATGGAGGCACCGCTGATTGCCAAGAAAGCGGACAAGGAAGAAACGAAGCAGGAAGCACTCCGGCTGCTGCAAAAGGTAGGTCTTTCTGAAAAAGCGGACGCCTACCCGTCCAGCCTCTCCGGTGGACAAAAGCAACGCGTGGCCATTGCTCGTTCGCTGGCGATGAAGCCCGAGATCATGCTCTTCGACGAACCAACCTCAGCACTTGATCCGGAGCTGGTAGGGGAAGTGCTGGAGACAATGAAGCAGCTCGCGCAAGAAGGGATGACGATGATTATTGTGACGCATGAAATGGGGTTCGCCAAGGAAGTGGCCGATTGGGTTGCGTTTATGAATCAAGGCAAGATCATCGAGATGGCTAGACCCCAAGAAATTTTCAACAATCCGAAAGAAGAGCGCACGAGAGAATTTTTGAACCGTGTACTGTAA
- a CDS encoding amino acid ABC transporter permease: MPSFAHLTEEFFRTLPFFWKPLLLTFQLTVASVIVGSIIGLFVALLKVSKLPIARFVANAYIMIIRGTPLIVQIFVLYFGFYKIIDLGQFWSAALALAIHSGAYIAEIFRGSIQSIDKGQMEAGLSLGMSARQTMRRIILPQAMKRSIPPLGNQFILSLKESSLAAFIAMDELFSLARRLSAETFDEMTYFLIVALYYLIIVMVFTYVVHIMEKRLAKGEA; this comes from the coding sequence GTGCCGAGTTTTGCCCATCTGACAGAAGAGTTTTTCCGAACATTGCCGTTTTTTTGGAAGCCGTTACTGCTGACGTTTCAGCTGACGGTTGCATCTGTTATCGTTGGATCGATTATCGGATTGTTTGTGGCCTTGTTAAAGGTATCCAAGCTTCCCATTGCACGTTTTGTAGCCAATGCGTACATCATGATCATTCGCGGTACGCCGCTGATCGTGCAAATTTTCGTCTTGTATTTCGGCTTTTACAAAATCATTGACCTCGGTCAATTTTGGTCGGCAGCGCTCGCCCTGGCGATTCACAGCGGAGCCTATATCGCAGAGATTTTCCGGGGCTCTATTCAGTCGATTGATAAAGGACAAATGGAGGCAGGTCTGTCTTTGGGCATGTCCGCTCGTCAGACCATGCGTCGGATCATTTTGCCGCAAGCGATGAAACGATCGATCCCGCCGCTTGGCAACCAGTTTATTTTGTCTTTGAAGGAATCGTCTCTGGCCGCTTTCATTGCCATGGATGAATTGTTCTCACTGGCCCGTCGCTTGTCAGCGGAAACCTTTGATGAAATGACGTACTTTTTGATTGTGGCGCTTTATTACTTGATTATTGTCATGGTGTTTACGTATGTGGTCCACATCATGGAGAAGCGTCTGGCCAAAGGAGAGGCGTAA